One genomic region from Balaenoptera acutorostrata chromosome 1, mBalAcu1.1, whole genome shotgun sequence encodes:
- the LOC130707596 gene encoding mediator of RNA polymerase II transcription subunit 9-like — MASVGVSVGRQDKDALQPPSEPPLPETKPLPPPQPLPPVSAPPRPPSPAGVKAEENCSFLPLVHNIIKCMDKDSPDVHQDLNALKTKFQEMRKVVSAMPGIHLSLERQQQQLHRLREQVRTTNELL; from the coding sequence ATGGCTTCTGTGGGGGTGTCTGTTGGCCGGCAGGACAAGGATGCGCTGCAGCCACCCTCAGAGCCGCCGCTGCCCGAGACGAAGCCGCTGCCGCCTCCGCAGCCGCTGCCGCCGGTCTCCGCGCCGCCGAGGCCTCCATCCCCGGCCGGCGTGAAGGCTGAGGAGAactgctccttcctccctctggttCACAACATCATCAAATGCATGGACAAGGACAGCCCTGATGTCCACCAGGACCTGAACGCCCTCAAGACCAAGTTCCAGGAGATGCGCAAGGTGGTCAGCGCCATGCCTGGCATCCACCTGAGCCTCGaacggcagcagcagcagctgcaccGCCTCCGCGAGCAGGTCCGGACCACGAACGAGCTCCTGTAG